The nucleotide sequence CCTGGCCGCGGTGACGAACGGAATCGACGCCAGCCGCAGGAAGCTCGGGCCGTCATAGGCGAGGCACCAGTCGAACAGCGGTCCCACCTCTTCCGGACAGCACGGCTCGACCATCACCAGATTGGGAATGCCACCGATGGCGGAGATTTCACGCACGCTCTGGTGGGAATGGCCGGGACCGGCTGGCAGCACCCCGGACAGACCGCCGACATAAACGATGCGGGTGCGCTCGGTTGCGTTGTTGAAGATCTGCTCGTTGGGCCGGGTCGACAAGAAGCACGAGAACGAATGCACCACCGGCAACGCGCCCGCCAGGGCCATGCCGCCGGCCCGGCTGACCATGTCCTGCTCGGCGATGCCGCATTCGACGAAGCGACCCGGGTGACTTTCCCGGAACGGCAGAAGGCCCATGTCGAGACTAAGGTCGGCGTCGAGCACGATCAGTTCGGGGTGGCGGCCGGCGGCGGCCAGCAGCGCCTCGGTATAGGCCGGAAACAGCCGCACGCTCTCGGCCGGCACCGGCGTCACCACCGGTTTTTCGGTGCGCCGGACCTCGATCGCGCCAGACCCGACCTCCGCGGTGAGCTTGATCAGCCGCGCCTCGATCTCCTCGATCGCCTGCCGATATTCGTCGGCCTTCGGCGCCCCGGAATGGTAGCGGAACATCTCGACGTCGGAGTCGATCGAGGTGCCCTCCATGAACGACACACCCTTGCCCTTCACGGTGTCGGCGATGAAAACCTTGGGCTTATCGGTGACATCGCAGAGTTCGGCGAAGGTCTTTGCCAGAACCTGCGGATCATGGCCGTCGGCGCGCACCACGTGCCAGCCGAACGCCGCGAACTTGGCCGCGAGATCGCCGAGGCTGGAGGTCCGCTCCACCGAAAAGTCCGACTGGAACTTGTTGTGGTCGACCACCACCGTGAGGTTTGCCGCAATGTCCTTGGGAACCGAGAGTAGCGACTCCCAGATCTGGCCTTCCTGCAACTCGCCGTCGCCAGTCATCACGAAGATGCGGCGCCGGCGGCCAAGCAGGTGGTCGGCCATCAGCATGCCCTTGGCCTTGGAGATGCCCATGCCAAGCGAGCCGGTGTTGGTGACCATACCGGCGAT is from Blastochloris viridis and encodes:
- a CDS encoding transketolase C-terminal domain-containing protein, translating into MGDLIGSVVDSELYYIPQSEFGRVRRLNSAKATIVSLFADMARLNALYMIARAGSGHIGSSFSSLDILSQLYLAEMAEGDLFFSSKGHDAPGLYAVLIGLGRMAEDKLHVLRRLGGLPGHPDVSIAGMVTNTGSLGMGISKAKGMLMADHLLGRRRRIFVMTGDGELQEGQIWESLLSVPKDIAANLTVVVDHNKFQSDFSVERTSSLGDLAAKFAAFGWHVVRADGHDPQVLAKTFAELCDVTDKPKVFIADTVKGKGVSFMEGTSIDSDVEMFRYHSGAPKADEYRQAIEEIEARLIKLTAEVGSGAIEVRRTEKPVVTPVPAESVRLFPAYTEALLAAAGRHPELIVLDADLSLDMGLLPFRESHPGRFVECGIAEQDMVSRAGGMALAGALPVVHSFSCFLSTRPNEQIFNNATERTRIVYVGGLSGVLPAGPGHSHQSVREISAIGGIPNLVMVEPCCPEEVGPLFDWCLAYDGPSFLRLASIPFVTAARLPAGYRPGLGAGVTLRGGRDAIIVAAGLVAVAQALAAAERLENDGRSIGVVNLPWLNRVDAGWLAGLVADVPALITLDNHFRPGGQGQYVLAALAAANVERMPRCLQIGLEDVPPCGRNDEVLGEIGLDAAGLADRIAHFLGEAPARR